Proteins from one Entomospira culicis genomic window:
- a CDS encoding tetratricopeptide repeat protein, with product MKRNIMTFLLMLSFMGYKGYALDWIDEHLDDREPAPEGVPSADGLPHESDLQAERSSPVVPDNIEEPRLETQRVEVLEEKREDRVFVTDFSQIELQHAMNLERLSLSTQAHAAYNRAIDVAALKGDEALLQALLARAGFYLRHRDLDGAESDYRTAIELVAVERRYALADYVAREYAHQGFWEESLPWYSRKIAADPKSIVGYTERAYAYVKINRYRTALWDYDMALSLAKEQDTKERIEFERAKLYFALGDRERADASFARSPQSAPYLRVRSEFYRSQNRNQEAIDAYAQLITEEPKFASDHALRGEWQALRGEHALARESFNKAIELAPEDASIVARRAHFLMEQGDYENALRDYSRAIALQPDVAHRYAERARLLEKKGDLLLAIADFSRAIDLEPTRAFRYNERAAAYQRQGQVQLALNDYAQALRLDSGNVTAQRGWAELQRHQ from the coding sequence ATGAAACGGAATATAATGACATTTTTACTCATGTTATCTTTTATGGGTTATAAAGGATATGCATTGGATTGGATCGATGAGCATCTTGATGATCGCGAGCCTGCTCCAGAGGGCGTTCCGTCTGCTGATGGATTGCCCCACGAGAGCGATCTCCAAGCGGAACGATCGTCGCCGGTTGTTCCTGATAATATTGAAGAGCCACGCTTAGAGACACAACGGGTGGAGGTGTTGGAAGAGAAACGTGAGGATCGCGTTTTTGTTACCGATTTTTCGCAAATTGAGCTTCAACACGCCATGAATTTAGAACGATTAAGTTTATCTACGCAAGCCCATGCTGCCTACAATCGCGCTATCGATGTGGCTGCGCTTAAGGGTGATGAGGCGTTGTTACAGGCGCTTTTGGCACGTGCGGGTTTTTACTTGCGTCATCGAGACTTAGATGGGGCAGAGAGCGATTATCGTACTGCTATTGAGTTGGTGGCTGTGGAGCGTCGCTATGCCTTGGCTGACTATGTAGCTAGGGAGTATGCCCATCAAGGTTTTTGGGAGGAGTCGTTACCTTGGTATAGCCGAAAGATTGCCGCCGACCCCAAATCGATTGTCGGATATACCGAGCGCGCTTATGCCTATGTTAAGATTAATCGCTATCGTACTGCCTTGTGGGATTATGATATGGCGCTCTCTTTGGCAAAGGAGCAAGATACCAAAGAGCGTATCGAATTTGAGCGAGCTAAGCTCTACTTTGCACTAGGGGATAGAGAGCGTGCCGATGCAAGTTTTGCGCGATCGCCCCAGAGTGCGCCCTATTTGCGTGTGCGATCGGAATTTTATCGAAGCCAAAATCGTAATCAAGAGGCCATTGATGCCTATGCGCAGTTAATTACGGAAGAGCCAAAATTTGCCAGCGATCATGCGCTACGGGGCGAGTGGCAAGCCCTACGTGGGGAGCATGCTCTGGCGCGAGAGAGCTTTAACAAGGCGATTGAGTTAGCTCCTGAAGATGCATCGATTGTGGCGCGTCGGGCGCACTTTTTGATGGAACAGGGGGATTATGAGAACGCGTTACGCGATTACAGCCGAGCGATTGCCTTACAACCCGATGTGGCGCATCGTTATGCCGAGCGGGCACGCTTGCTGGAGAAAAAGGGCGATTTGCTCTTGGCAATTGCTGACTTTAGCCGTGCTATCGACCTTGAACCAACGCGTGCCTTTCGCTACAATGAACGCGCCGCCGCCTATCAACGACAGGGGCAGGTGCAGTTAGCGCTCAATGATTATGCACAGGCGCTTCGTTTAGATTCTGGTAATGTGACGGCACAGCGTGGCTGGGCAGAAC
- a CDS encoding RluA family pseudouridine synthase, with protein MNTPLLFENHEIWIFAKPAGLAVQPGKGVAYSLVEHLTSLFEQKIYPVHRLDAATQGLIIIAKRPASAYHYSQLFSHPTAIQKIYHAVVWGDAPRQMVAEEAIMVHNKSKRAKSIIQKVERWQPHASLLKIELQSGRMHQIRIHLKNQNLPIIGDTKYGNFALNRTLKSPLALYASELIIPSKNIHVQLPIKQELHQLKRAITQLNI; from the coding sequence ATGAATACGCCATTGCTCTTTGAAAATCATGAAATTTGGATCTTTGCCAAACCCGCAGGGCTCGCCGTGCAACCGGGTAAGGGGGTAGCTTACTCGCTGGTAGAGCACTTAACCAGCCTCTTTGAGCAGAAGATCTACCCCGTACACCGCCTTGATGCCGCCACCCAAGGGCTGATTATCATCGCCAAGCGTCCAGCTAGCGCCTATCACTATAGCCAACTTTTTAGCCATCCTACCGCTATCCAAAAGATCTATCATGCCGTGGTTTGGGGCGATGCACCTAGACAGATGGTGGCGGAAGAGGCGATTATGGTACACAATAAAAGTAAGCGCGCCAAGTCGATCATCCAAAAAGTAGAGCGCTGGCAACCCCACGCTTCACTGCTCAAAATCGAGCTACAGTCAGGGCGCATGCACCAGATTCGTATCCACCTAAAGAACCAAAATCTGCCTATCATCGGCGACACCAAATATGGCAACTTCGCCCTCAATCGCACCCTAAAAAGCCCACTCGCGCTCTACGCTAGCGAGTTGATTATCCCCAGCAAAAATATCCACGTCCAACTACCCATCAAACAAGAACTCCACCAACTCAAGCGCGCCATTACCCAACTCAATATCTAA